From Ostrinia nubilalis chromosome 9, ilOstNubi1.1, whole genome shotgun sequence, one genomic window encodes:
- the LOC135074803 gene encoding uncharacterized protein LOC135074803 produces MVQGSGEGRGSKQRGFAVKTIRGFRTVSTIASITLAQFTPLDLKVQEVCTVERAKLTGCSPYLSSDIKLHKRTPPTKLAHPATRQGIQFSSAYVQNDIDRLCPPDSTKIFTDGSKLENGDVGAAFVIYKPNDAPIIQKLKLHNSCTVFQAELLAIERAVRWVQDSSIENVAIFSDSLSALQELENKNTTNSLATKTHDHLRSHSGNVKFVWVKAHVGLEGNEAADEAAKSAATSHQSLDFAKFPISHVKRLSREANRLCSEERYTSSTTGVRTRTWLPSLDSVTKLYAIVKQSLHLTQVLTGHGYHRQYLHRFKIVATDKCNCDPNTVQDIDHLLKVCPRYARQRETHIALCNHLDVSPFDIPEMTTRELAIKSFVEYCKYIVNSLKEYNGT; encoded by the exons ATGGTCCaaggatctggtgaaggtcgaggtaGCA AGCAACGTGGTTTCGCTGTCAAAACGATACGGGGCTTCCGTACTGTCTCCACTATCGCTTCCATCACACTCGCACAATTTACTCCACTAGACTTGAAAGTTCAAGAGGTATGCACGGTAGAACGTGCTAAGCTCACGGGCTGCTCTCCATACCTCTCTTCAGATATAAAATTGCATAAGCGCACACCACCAACTAAACTTGCTCACCCTGCCACTAGACAAGGTATACAATTTTCTTCAGCATATGTCCAAAATGACATCGATAGACTTTGCCCACCTGACAGCACCAAAATATTTACTGACGGCAGTAAACTGGAAAATGGTGACGTTGGCGCAGCATTCGTTATCTATAAGCCGAATGATGCGCCCATAATTCAGAAACTTAAACTACACAATAGCTGTACCGTCTTCCAAGCTGAGCTACTAGCTATAGAACGCGCTGTTAGATGGGTCCAAGATTCTAGTATTGAAAACGTAGCCATTTTCTCTGATAGTCTGTCTGCCCTACAGGAGTTAGAGAATAAAAACACTACCAACAGTCTTGCAACAAAAACTCATGATCACTTGCGAAGCCACTCTGGAAACGTGAAATTTGTGTGGGTTAAGGCCCATGTGGGTCTCGAAGGGAATGAAGCAGCAGACGAAGCTGCGAAAAGTGCTGCAACTTCTCACCAATCACTCGACTTCGCGAAATTCCCAATCAGCCATGTCAAACGACTCTCACGCGAAGCTAATAGGCTTTGTAGCGAAGAACGTTACACTTCTTCTACTACAGGAGTGCGCACTAGAACTTGGCTTCCAAGCCTGGACAGTGTAACAAAACTATATGCAATAGTGAAACAATCGCTCCACTTAACTCAAGTCCTTACCGGTCACGGCTATCACCGGCAATACTTACACCGGTTCAAGATAGTCGCGACCGATAAGTGCAATTGTGACCCCAATACTGTCCAGGACATTGACCACCTCCTTAAAGTATGCCCAAGATATGCCCGGCAAAGGGAGACACACATAGCCTTGTGTAACCATTTAGATGTGTCTCCATTTGACATACCTGAAATGACAACCAGGGAATTAGCTATTAAGTCTTTCGTGGAATATtgtaaatacattgtaaatagtCTGAAGGAATATAATGGTACTtag